Proteins found in one Desulfofalx alkaliphila DSM 12257 genomic segment:
- a CDS encoding ABC transporter substrate-binding protein, whose amino-acid sequence MKKIILSLMVVLMALTLMACGGEEPEAAEDKVNLGIIQVAEHPSLDVARQGFLDVLSENGYLEGENLAVDYQNAQGDQANLQTIARKFVQDECDLVLAIATQSAVTMANETGDIPILITAVTDPVTAKLVESLERPGTNVTGTTDINPVKEQLQLVKEIVPGAEKVGVIYNSSEVNSQVQVDLADQAAPELGLELVKVTVTASSEVMQAAQSLVGRVDAIYLPTDNMVISSLAAVIGVAEENKIPVISAESNSVENGAVATIGIDYYQLGRTTGEMALRVLKGEEPQNMAIQSQPGSDIVINLQAAERMGVTVSEDLKNKQIKIINE is encoded by the coding sequence ATGAAAAAAATCATCTTGTCATTAATGGTTGTTTTAATGGCTCTTACCTTGATGGCCTGCGGCGGGGAGGAACCCGAGGCGGCAGAGGACAAAGTAAACTTAGGTATTATTCAGGTGGCTGAGCACCCCTCTTTAGACGTGGCCCGTCAGGGATTCTTAGATGTGCTCAGTGAAAACGGCTACCTTGAGGGTGAAAACCTGGCAGTGGATTATCAAAATGCCCAGGGAGACCAGGCTAACTTGCAAACCATAGCCCGTAAATTTGTTCAGGATGAGTGTGACTTGGTGCTGGCCATAGCCACACAATCTGCAGTGACAATGGCCAATGAAACCGGCGATATACCAATTTTAATTACCGCCGTTACCGACCCGGTCACCGCCAAGCTGGTTGAAAGCTTAGAAAGGCCGGGCACCAACGTCACCGGAACCACCGATATCAACCCGGTTAAAGAACAACTGCAGCTGGTTAAAGAAATTGTTCCCGGTGCAGAAAAGGTCGGTGTTATTTACAACTCCAGTGAAGTAAACTCCCAGGTACAGGTGGATCTTGCGGACCAAGCTGCCCCGGAACTGGGCTTAGAACTGGTGAAAGTAACGGTTACCGCCAGCAGTGAAGTGATGCAGGCCGCCCAATCATTGGTTGGCAGGGTTGATGCAATCTATCTTCCCACCGACAACATGGTTATTTCTTCCTTGGCGGCGGTGATTGGGGTGGCTGAAGAGAACAAGATTCCCGTTATTAGCGCAGAATCCAATTCTGTGGAAAACGGGGCGGTGGCCACCATTGGTATTGATTACTACCAATTGGGCCGCACCACCGGGGAAATGGCCCTGCGGGTGCTAAAGGGTGAAGAACCGCAAAACATGGCTATCCAGAGCCAGCCCGGTTCTGATATTGTAATTAATTTGCAGGCGGCAGAGCGAATGGGTGTCACCGTTTCAGAGGACTTAAAGAATAAGCAAATTAAAATAATTAATGAATAA
- a CDS encoding GntR family transcriptional regulator, protein MYIPIIKNSPKPAYQQIIDSIRKRILTGELMADEELPSIRRLAKNTKVSIITVRRSYGDLEREGLIYSRPGMGYYVSEFNQQMLDDAKIKLITPLLQEVVNTAKELQLNEKKVKDLLNKMLEEKVQKGGRPNG, encoded by the coding sequence ATGTATATACCGATAATAAAAAACAGTCCTAAACCTGCCTATCAGCAAATAATTGATAGCATTAGAAAAAGAATATTAACCGGGGAATTAATGGCCGATGAAGAACTGCCCTCCATTCGCCGGCTGGCCAAAAACACCAAGGTCAGTATCATCACCGTGCGCCGCTCCTACGGCGATCTGGAAAGGGAAGGTTTGATTTACAGTAGGCCGGGTATGGGCTATTATGTGTCAGAGTTTAACCAACAAATGCTGGATGATGCAAAAATAAAATTAATTACACCCCTGCTGCAGGAGGTGGTGAATACCGCCAAGGAGCTGCAGCTAAATGAAAAAAAGGTAAAGGATTTATTAAATAAAATGTTAGAAGAAAAAGTGCAGAAAGGGGGCCGGCCCAATGGATAG
- a CDS encoding ABC transporter ATP-binding protein: MDSYAIKTTELSKKYKGKTVVSGLDLSVPKESVFAFLGPNGAGKTTTIKMLLGLIKPSAGKVWLLGQGVDDSKVRQRVGYVPDNPEFYGYLNALDLVRLCKSLYSSWDDGLVEKIFHLMDIPKKTKAKHLSRGQKAAIALALAMGPRPDLIILDEPATQFDPVKRQAYYSLLFEDVVAAGGTVFLATHQLSEVERFADYAAFINRGKLLTVKPVAELVLSEKRIRVVFQGEAPDDIERWTGVRRVERQGKSYMLTVTENVEDIYQRLQQLPHFALELIDMDLEDIFLEHAGDRRVDR; the protein is encoded by the coding sequence ATGGATAGTTATGCAATTAAGACCACTGAGCTCAGTAAAAAATATAAGGGGAAAACGGTAGTTTCAGGGCTGGATTTAAGTGTGCCCAAAGAAAGTGTCTTTGCCTTTTTAGGGCCTAACGGTGCCGGTAAAACCACCACCATAAAAATGCTGCTGGGCCTAATAAAACCCTCTGCCGGTAAAGTTTGGCTCTTGGGTCAAGGGGTGGATGACAGCAAGGTGAGACAAAGGGTGGGCTATGTGCCAGATAACCCGGAGTTTTATGGCTACCTGAATGCCCTTGATTTGGTGCGCTTATGTAAATCCCTGTATAGCAGCTGGGATGATGGTTTGGTGGAAAAGATATTTCATTTGATGGATATTCCTAAAAAAACAAAGGCAAAGCACCTATCCCGGGGGCAAAAGGCAGCCATTGCCCTGGCCCTGGCCATGGGTCCCCGGCCGGATTTAATTATTTTAGATGAACCGGCCACCCAATTTGATCCTGTTAAAAGGCAGGCCTACTATTCGCTCTTGTTTGAGGATGTGGTGGCGGCAGGGGGCACCGTATTTTTAGCCACCCACCAATTAAGTGAGGTGGAGCGCTTTGCCGATTACGCAGCTTTTATTAATAGGGGCAAATTACTGACGGTAAAGCCGGTTGCTGAACTGGTGCTTAGCGAAAAACGCATAAGGGTGGTGTTTCAGGGGGAAGCTCCCGATGATATTGAAAGGTGGACCGGGGTAAGGCGAGTTGAACGCCAGGGGAAAAGTTATATGCTGACGGTGACAGAAAATGTTGAAGATATCTACCAAAGACTGCAGCAATTACCCCACTTTGCCTTAGAACTGATCGATATGGATTTGGAGGATATCTTTTTAGAGCATGCCGGCGATAGGAGGGTCGACAGATGA
- a CDS encoding ABC transporter permease, whose product MTATVWLGVLEQGLLWGIMVLGVYITFRVLNFPDLTVDGGFTLGAAVAARMILDGHDPWLATSLALVCGMMAGLVTGFLNTKLRIPPLLAGILMMIALYSINLRVMGNKSMLSLLRIDTVYTDVAGIGAPQALAVTCLGLAAVTLIGYLLYTFLQTEVGMALRATGDNEQMIRSLGVNTDASKTMGLALGNGLVALSGAMVAQYQGYSDVQMGIGMIVVGLASVIVGEVVFGKGTLLRALVAVVMGSIIYRAVIALVMRMGLPTTDLKLFTALLVVLAMSSPIIKEKLSLNFNWFNGKEGVQRATNDRRIQNL is encoded by the coding sequence GTGACAGCTACTGTATGGCTAGGTGTACTGGAGCAAGGTTTATTATGGGGTATTATGGTGTTAGGGGTATACATTACCTTTAGGGTGTTGAACTTTCCGGACCTAACGGTGGACGGCGGTTTTACACTGGGGGCGGCGGTGGCAGCCCGAATGATATTGGATGGCCACGACCCCTGGCTGGCCACCTCTTTGGCCCTGGTCTGCGGGATGATGGCCGGCTTGGTTACAGGGTTTTTAAATACCAAGCTGCGCATTCCGCCGCTTTTGGCAGGCATTTTAATGATGATTGCGCTGTACTCTATCAATTTGCGGGTGATGGGCAATAAGTCAATGCTGTCCCTCTTGCGCATTGATACCGTCTATACCGATGTGGCCGGCATCGGCGCGCCCCAGGCATTGGCGGTGACATGCCTGGGTTTGGCGGCTGTAACCTTAATCGGTTATTTGCTATACACCTTTTTACAAACTGAAGTGGGCATGGCTTTACGGGCCACCGGCGATAACGAGCAAATGATTAGAAGTTTGGGCGTCAATACCGATGCCAGTAAAACCATGGGTTTGGCATTGGGCAACGGTTTGGTGGCCCTAAGCGGGGCCATGGTGGCCCAGTACCAGGGTTACAGTGATGTTCAAATGGGCATCGGCATGATTGTGGTGGGCCTTGCTTCGGTAATTGTGGGTGAAGTGGTCTTTGGCAAGGGCACCTTGCTGCGGGCTCTGGTGGCGGTGGTAATGGGTTCCATTATTTACCGGGCGGTAATTGCCCTGGTGATGCGCATGGGCCTGCCCACCACCGACTTAAAGCTGTTCACCGCCCTCTTGGTGGTGCTGGCCATGTCATCCCCCATCATAAAAGAAAAACTGTCCCTTAACTTCAACTGGTTTAACGGCAAGGAGGGTGTGCAGCGTGCTACAAATGACCGACGTATACAAAACCTTTAA
- a CDS encoding ABC transporter permease, with amino-acid sequence MIYKALIKKELMENRWKYAVILIWLLAFGSTLFLSFKWLGDLLQSLTGLEAELTNKLMGAMMEDFALYAWANWYGKTFYQSLVLFAIILGMSNIAGEVGRGTASFVFTKPLSRREIFFTKYATGGLGLALVITVSTFAAWLASQFYGEALSLSFLTGIPMAFAGSLVIYSIAVYWSVVFDDQIKAGVAAALTAFVISIPGWFGSTAFLSVFVHMRGWPIYLGQDEWLMPLLAMLLISGAIYYLGLRALEKKEL; translated from the coding sequence ATGATTTATAAGGCGCTGATTAAAAAAGAACTGATGGAAAATCGCTGGAAGTATGCGGTAATATTGATTTGGCTGCTGGCCTTTGGCAGCACCTTATTCTTATCTTTTAAGTGGCTGGGGGACCTACTGCAGTCTTTAACCGGCCTGGAAGCTGAATTGACCAATAAATTAATGGGCGCCATGATGGAGGATTTTGCCCTCTATGCCTGGGCCAACTGGTACGGCAAGACCTTCTACCAAAGCTTAGTGCTTTTTGCCATTATCTTGGGCATGTCTAACATTGCCGGAGAAGTGGGCAGGGGCACTGCGTCATTTGTTTTTACCAAGCCCCTTTCCCGGAGGGAGATATTTTTTACCAAGTACGCCACCGGTGGGCTGGGTTTGGCATTGGTAATAACAGTTTCCACCTTTGCTGCCTGGTTGGCGTCGCAGTTTTATGGGGAAGCCCTCTCCCTTAGCTTTTTAACGGGGATACCCATGGCCTTTGCCGGCAGTTTGGTAATCTACAGCATTGCTGTTTACTGGTCGGTGGTCTTTGATGACCAAATTAAGGCCGGGGTGGCAGCGGCCCTTACCGCCTTTGTCATATCAATACCGGGATGGTTTGGCAGCACAGCCTTTTTGTCGGTATTTGTGCACATGAGGGGCTGGCCCATCTACCTAGGCCAAGATGAATGGCTGATGCCGCTGCTGGCAATGCTCTTGATAAGCGGCGCAATTTATTATCTGGGCCTGCGGGCACTGGAGAAAAAGGAATTATAA
- a CDS encoding radical SAM protein yields MSLMSRIFSLVSWSLDWMQVEVSTYCDASCVYCPRTVYSDAWINRQMQLDTYKKLLPVFKKTKQIYLQGWGEPFLNPDFFEMVRLAKQMDCYVGTTTNGMLIDELKARKIVSSGLDLITIPLASTDEKNDTIRVGTNIEQILNNIQLINKAKEKAGSAYPKINIAYMLLASHLESAKDLPKLLKGLGVNEVEIQTLDFVPTPLLEEESLLLCEGSSVAKYLDAMVKQAGETGIGIHYRKRNVSGQFNWCTENIQRALYISSSGDVSPCVFSNIPLKHDKALAYAYQPLTFGNVRDDKLLDIWCQKDYARFRRTFEVGQLVSQCQTCAMLDCK; encoded by the coding sequence ATGAGTTTGATGAGTAGAATCTTTTCCCTGGTAAGCTGGTCCCTGGACTGGATGCAGGTGGAGGTATCTACCTATTGTGATGCTTCCTGCGTCTACTGTCCCCGCACCGTCTATAGCGATGCCTGGATCAACAGGCAAATGCAACTGGACACCTATAAAAAGCTGCTGCCGGTATTTAAAAAGACCAAGCAGATTTACTTGCAGGGCTGGGGAGAGCCCTTTCTCAACCCGGATTTCTTTGAAATGGTAAGGCTGGCAAAGCAGATGGACTGCTACGTGGGTACCACCACAAACGGCATGTTAATTGACGAACTTAAGGCCCGGAAAATAGTGTCCAGCGGCCTGGATCTTATTACCATTCCCTTGGCATCCACCGATGAAAAGAATGATACTATCCGGGTGGGTACCAATATTGAACAGATACTTAATAACATTCAACTGATTAATAAAGCCAAAGAAAAGGCCGGTTCAGCCTATCCCAAAATCAACATTGCCTATATGCTGTTGGCCTCCCACCTGGAAAGTGCCAAGGATTTGCCAAAGCTGCTCAAGGGTTTGGGAGTAAATGAGGTGGAAATACAAACTTTAGATTTTGTTCCCACCCCCCTCTTGGAAGAAGAGTCACTGCTCTTATGTGAAGGCAGCAGTGTAGCAAAATACCTGGACGCTATGGTTAAGCAGGCAGGGGAAACCGGCATTGGCATTCACTACCGCAAAAGAAATGTCAGTGGGCAGTTTAATTGGTGCACAGAAAACATCCAGCGGGCACTGTACATTTCCTCCTCCGGCGACGTTTCGCCCTGTGTGTTTTCTAACATACCCTTAAAGCATGATAAAGCCCTGGCCTATGCCTACCAACCCTTAACCTTTGGCAATGTGCGAGATGATAAGTTATTGGATATATGGTGCCAAAAGGATTACGCCCGCTTCCGCCGCACCTTTGAGGTGGGACAACTGGTTAGCCAATGTCAAACCTGTGCCATGTTAGATTGTAAATAG
- a CDS encoding ABC transporter ATP-binding protein, which produces MLQMTDVYKTFNAGSVNERLALNGVSLKLAPGDVVTVIGGNGAGKSTLLNIIAGVYPLDSGTITIDNNAIETLAEHARATFIGRVFQDPMRGTAASMTIEENLAMAVKRGTRRRLSRGIKKKDREFFREQLAQLGLGLEDRLTTTVGLLSGGQRQALTLLMATLVPPKLLLLDEHTAALDPNTAQKVLELTERIVRDNKLTTLMVTHNMEDALRIGNRTIMMHEGKIILDLSGRERANTTIPDLLAMFKKASGQSLANDRMLLGG; this is translated from the coding sequence GTGCTACAAATGACCGACGTATACAAAACCTTTAATGCCGGCAGCGTCAATGAACGTCTGGCCCTAAACGGTGTATCCCTTAAACTGGCCCCGGGGGATGTGGTAACGGTAATTGGGGGCAATGGTGCCGGCAAATCCACTTTGCTAAATATCATTGCCGGGGTATATCCGCTGGACAGCGGCACCATAACCATTGATAACAATGCCATTGAGACCCTGGCGGAACACGCAAGGGCCACCTTTATCGGCAGGGTGTTTCAAGACCCCATGAGGGGCACTGCCGCCTCTATGACCATTGAAGAAAACCTGGCCATGGCAGTAAAAAGAGGTACCCGGCGCAGGTTAAGCCGGGGAATTAAAAAAAAGGATCGGGAATTTTTCCGGGAACAGCTGGCCCAGTTGGGTTTAGGGCTGGAAGACCGCTTGACCACCACCGTGGGTTTATTATCCGGCGGTCAGCGCCAGGCCTTGACCCTGCTAATGGCAACCCTGGTGCCCCCAAAGCTGTTGCTGCTGGATGAACATACCGCAGCCCTGGATCCCAATACCGCCCAAAAGGTGTTGGAACTTACCGAAAGGATTGTCAGGGATAATAAACTGACCACCTTGATGGTTACCCATAACATGGAGGATGCCCTGCGCATTGGCAACCGCACCATTATGATGCATGAAGGTAAAATCATATTAGACTTAAGCGGTAGGGAAAGGGCCAACACCACCATTCCTGATTTGTTGGCAATGTTCAAGAAAGCCAGCGGGCAATCGCTGGCCAACGACAGGATGCTGCTTGGCGGTTAA
- a CDS encoding YbjQ family protein — MLLTTTEINTEYQVLGLVKGSTVKTRHLGKDIMAFIRMLFGGNVKEYSDLLESARREAEEIMIREARAKGANAVIGVRYASSQIAQGASEVIVYGTAVKI; from the coding sequence ATGTTATTAACCACAACAGAAATTAATACCGAGTATCAAGTATTGGGTTTGGTCAAGGGCAGTACCGTGAAAACAAGGCATTTGGGCAAAGACATTATGGCCTTCATCCGCATGCTCTTTGGCGGCAATGTGAAAGAGTATTCCGATCTGCTGGAGAGTGCCAGGAGAGAGGCGGAAGAAATAATGATTAGGGAGGCCCGGGCCAAGGGGGCCAATGCTGTGATTGGGGTGCGCTACGCAAGCAGTCAAATTGCCCAAGGGGCTTCAGAGGTTATTGTTTATGGTACAGCGGTTAAAATATAG